In Erythrobacter sp. F6033, a single genomic region encodes these proteins:
- the recQ gene encoding DNA helicase RecQ has translation MTVADRADLHSILRTTFGYSGFRGRQQEVIDRVMAGENTCALMPTGAGKSLCYQIPALARSGTAIVVSPLIALMHDQIRAANAVGIRAASMTSADSDNAATADALRNGELDLLYVAPERANTGGFQSLLTAADISLFAIDEAHCVSEWGHDFRPDYRQLRPMLDRFEHVPRLALTATADETTRRDILLQLGIPDDGLIVAGFDRPNIRYAISPQQNTGKQIAEFVARTPGAGIVYATSRAATEKLAETIAATGRPAGYYHAGLPPEQRASVQAEFVRSDDMVMVATIAFGMGIDKPDVRFVIHAGLPKSIEAYYQETGRAGRDGDPAEAQLFWSANDFAKARQRLDEVDQDRLASERARLNSLAALVEAPTCRRAILLRHFGESPARECGSCDNCENPPQVIDVTETARKLLSAVYRTGQSYGIGHIEKVLLGRDDDRVRQRAHDQLSVFGILGEADAPMLRPVMRNLMAHEMLVSTDHGGLALGEGAREVLRDERAILIAEPPKKARRGRKSGEANPVGNPLFEALRAKRKDLASERGIPAYIIFHDSVLRAMALERPTTLDALGNIQGVGARKLDTYGEDFCAVVREFEG, from the coding sequence ATGACGGTCGCCGACCGCGCAGATTTGCATTCCATTCTGCGTACGACATTCGGTTATTCCGGCTTTCGCGGGCGCCAACAGGAAGTGATCGACCGCGTTATGGCAGGTGAGAACACCTGCGCCCTGATGCCGACCGGTGCCGGCAAATCGCTCTGCTATCAAATTCCGGCCCTCGCGCGCTCGGGCACAGCGATTGTCGTGTCCCCACTGATAGCCTTGATGCATGATCAGATCCGTGCAGCGAATGCGGTGGGTATTCGCGCCGCTTCGATGACATCGGCTGATAGCGACAATGCGGCGACCGCTGACGCGCTTCGCAATGGCGAGCTTGACCTGCTTTATGTCGCGCCGGAACGGGCCAATACTGGCGGCTTCCAATCGCTACTGACTGCTGCCGATATCTCGCTTTTCGCGATTGATGAGGCGCATTGTGTTTCTGAATGGGGCCATGATTTCCGCCCGGACTATCGTCAATTGCGTCCAATGTTGGATCGGTTTGAACATGTCCCGCGCCTTGCGCTTACGGCAACAGCGGACGAGACGACGCGCCGCGACATCCTGCTCCAACTCGGCATTCCCGATGACGGATTGATCGTCGCTGGATTTGACCGTCCCAATATCCGCTATGCCATCAGCCCTCAGCAAAACACTGGCAAGCAAATTGCCGAATTCGTAGCCCGCACGCCGGGCGCGGGCATTGTTTATGCCACCAGCCGCGCGGCGACGGAAAAGCTGGCCGAAACCATTGCCGCGACGGGTCGCCCCGCAGGTTATTACCACGCGGGCCTGCCCCCAGAGCAGCGCGCATCCGTGCAGGCTGAATTTGTTCGTTCGGATGATATGGTAATGGTCGCCACGATTGCGTTCGGCATGGGCATCGACAAACCGGACGTCCGCTTTGTCATCCATGCAGGCCTGCCCAAATCGATCGAAGCCTATTATCAGGAGACGGGCCGGGCAGGCCGCGATGGCGACCCTGCCGAGGCGCAGCTTTTCTGGAGCGCGAACGATTTTGCCAAGGCGCGCCAGCGGCTGGACGAGGTCGATCAGGATCGCTTGGCGAGCGAACGTGCTCGGCTCAATTCGCTTGCCGCACTGGTGGAGGCGCCCACATGCCGCCGTGCGATCTTACTAAGGCATTTTGGTGAAAGCCCGGCGCGCGAATGCGGATCGTGCGACAATTGCGAAAACCCGCCGCAAGTTATTGATGTGACAGAGACGGCGCGCAAATTGCTATCGGCGGTTTATCGCACCGGCCAAAGTTATGGGATCGGCCATATCGAAAAAGTCCTGCTTGGCCGCGATGATGATCGGGTGCGCCAACGTGCGCATGATCAGCTGTCCGTCTTCGGTATCCTCGGCGAGGCCGACGCACCGATGCTGCGCCCGGTGATGCGCAATCTGATGGCGCACGAAATGCTGGTTTCGACCGATCATGGCGGGCTGGCGCTGGGCGAAGGCGCGCGCGAAGTGCTGCGCGATGAACGGGCTATCCTGATCGCAGAGCCGCCCAAAAAGGCGCGGCGCGGTCGCAAATCAGGTGAAGCCAATCCGGTCGGCAACCCCTTGTTCGAGGCATTGCGCGCCAAGCGGAAAGACCTTGCCAGCGAGCGCGGCATTCCTGCTTACATCATCTTTCATGACAGCGTCTTGCGCGCGATGGCGCTTGAGCGGCCAACCACCCTGGATGCGCTGGGCAATATCCAAGGCGTGGGCGCGCGTAAGCTGGATACATATGGCGAGGATTTCTGCGCGGTCGTACGCGAATTTGAAGGCTGA
- a CDS encoding cyclic nucleotide-binding domain-containing protein: MPFDPSWLIHIGAALLLIAYAIRDELKLRLLIIVSTFIYIAYYYLAADPPLWDAIITSALMIVINIIVLGQIVLERTTFRLDPDEKALFDAFETLTPGQFRRIAKLAAWRTSDEADGVILTREQEPSDSLFYIFEGTISVEKADRRFRLPEGNFVGEVAFVLRRKTTATTIAPRGVRFVEWDSKALRKLSDKYPNLGNALNALLTRDLARKIGASYRPDDAMPADKQSEALLETAQSAP; encoded by the coding sequence ATGCCATTTGATCCATCCTGGCTGATCCACATTGGCGCCGCGCTGCTACTGATCGCTTATGCGATCCGTGACGAGTTAAAGCTGCGCCTGCTCATTATCGTCTCCACCTTCATCTATATCGCCTACTATTACCTGGCTGCCGATCCTCCACTTTGGGATGCGATAATCACCAGCGCGCTGATGATCGTCATCAACATCATTGTGCTCGGGCAGATCGTGCTGGAGCGGACGACATTTCGGCTCGACCCGGATGAAAAGGCGCTGTTCGATGCATTTGAGACGCTGACGCCGGGCCAATTCCGCCGCATTGCGAAACTCGCGGCGTGGCGCACGTCGGATGAAGCGGACGGGGTGATCCTGACCCGCGAACAGGAACCGTCAGATTCGCTGTTCTATATTTTCGAAGGCACAATCTCGGTTGAGAAAGCCGACCGGCGGTTCCGTCTGCCCGAAGGCAATTTCGTAGGCGAGGTCGCCTTCGTGCTTAGGCGCAAGACCACCGCAACTACGATTGCTCCACGAGGCGTGCGCTTTGTCGAATGGGACAGCAAGGCGCTGCGCAAACTCAGTGATAAATATCCCAATCTCGGAAATGCATTGAATGCACTGCTTACGCGCGACCTCGCGCGGAAGATTGGCGCGAGTTACCGACCTGATGATGCCATGCCAGCAGACAAACAGTCCGAGGCGCTGTTAGAGACCGCCCAATCCGCGCCGTGA
- a CDS encoding YifB family Mg chelatase-like AAA ATPase has translation MVALVRTVAYLGLEARRVEVQCQVASGLPRFSIVGLPDKAVSESRERVQAALSAMGLALPPKRITINMSPADLPKDGSHYDLPIALALLAAMGVTDAEQLGDWIAVGELSLDGRIVASPGVLIAALHASEAEAGLICPAEQGAEAKWASGVPVLAPRDLSALLGHLKGTQVLDEPARGDVAEAPPVTDLKQVKGQETAKRALEIAAAGGHNLLMVGPPGSGKSLLASCLPGILPELSPSEALEVSMVQSVAGMLDAGRISRARPFRAPHHSASMAALTGGGLKVRPGEVSLAHLGVLFLDELPEFQRSVLDSLRQPLETGKVDVARANAHVSFPARVQLIAAMNPCRCGHAGEPGHTCARGPRCMTEYQSRLSGPLLDRIDLHVEVAAVSAMDLGLPPAAEGSVDVAQRVAAARSMCGLRGVRSNAELEGEALESFAAPDDAGRTLLMQAAEKLRLSARGYTRMLRVARTIADLAESEQVGRTHIAEALSYRQMVGTR, from the coding sequence ATGGTCGCATTGGTGCGCACGGTTGCTTATCTGGGCCTAGAGGCTCGGCGCGTCGAAGTGCAATGCCAAGTGGCATCGGGATTGCCTCGGTTCTCGATCGTCGGCCTACCTGACAAAGCTGTGAGCGAGAGCCGGGAGCGGGTTCAGGCCGCCCTATCCGCGATGGGGCTTGCGCTGCCCCCGAAACGGATCACTATCAATATGTCGCCCGCCGATCTGCCGAAGGACGGATCTCATTACGACCTACCGATTGCGCTGGCACTGCTTGCGGCGATGGGTGTCACCGATGCCGAGCAATTGGGCGATTGGATCGCGGTGGGTGAATTGTCGCTCGATGGCCGGATAGTCGCCAGCCCCGGCGTGCTGATTGCCGCATTGCACGCCAGCGAGGCAGAAGCGGGGCTTATCTGTCCGGCAGAGCAAGGCGCGGAGGCGAAATGGGCGAGTGGTGTCCCGGTGCTTGCGCCTCGCGATCTTTCGGCATTGCTCGGTCATTTGAAAGGCACACAGGTTCTGGACGAGCCCGCGCGCGGCGATGTGGCCGAAGCGCCGCCCGTCACTGATCTCAAACAGGTGAAAGGTCAGGAAACAGCCAAGCGCGCGCTCGAAATCGCAGCTGCGGGCGGGCACAACCTTCTGATGGTTGGCCCTCCTGGGTCAGGCAAAAGCCTGCTTGCATCGTGCTTGCCCGGGATATTGCCTGAACTTTCGCCATCCGAAGCGCTTGAGGTATCCATGGTGCAATCGGTCGCGGGAATGCTGGACGCGGGCAGGATCAGCCGCGCCCGCCCGTTCCGCGCACCGCACCATTCCGCCAGCATGGCGGCGCTAACCGGTGGAGGGTTGAAGGTGAGACCGGGGGAGGTCAGCCTCGCACATCTGGGCGTGTTGTTTCTTGACGAACTGCCCGAATTCCAACGTTCCGTGCTCGATTCCCTGCGGCAGCCGCTGGAGACCGGCAAAGTCGATGTCGCACGGGCGAATGCTCATGTTAGCTTCCCGGCGCGAGTTCAGCTGATTGCGGCGATGAACCCGTGTCGCTGCGGCCATGCAGGAGAGCCGGGACACACCTGCGCGCGCGGACCGCGCTGTATGACAGAATATCAGTCGCGGCTTTCCGGCCCACTGCTCGACCGAATTGATCTGCATGTTGAGGTCGCCGCTGTGAGCGCGATGGACCTCGGCCTGCCTCCTGCTGCCGAAGGAAGCGTTGATGTTGCACAGCGAGTTGCCGCTGCACGGTCGATGTGCGGTCTGCGTGGGGTGCGCTCCAATGCGGAATTGGAAGGTGAAGCGCTCGAAAGCTTCGCTGCGCCCGATGATGCTGGCCGCACGCTTTTGATGCAAGCAGCCGAGAAATTGCGCCTTTCTGCGCGCGGATACACTCGGATGCTTCGAGTAGCGCGAACCATCGCCGACCTTGCCGAATCAGAGCAAGTCGGTCGGACGCATATTGCAGAAGCTCTGTCTTACAGGCAGATGGTCGGCACGCGGTAA
- a CDS encoding alpha/beta hydrolase has protein sequence MKKLAALIALFQVLLLPAAAQAQDYVGARTVSTTSWVEEWDPVSESWVRVADDVDAANEPVTTITTHIVNGQVVSETTKIGAARYAVPLRAQPESKAIAQYGPFRVIDGKRAAVVGTTGPQSPLHFDAMMRDFPQLAVLELVDAGGTSHDIANLEVGRRIRAAGLTTHVPNGGSARSGGVELFLAGEKRTMAAGAQFAVHSWLDNYGRQPADFAPDAPANRLYLNYYVEMGMSEDRARSFYAMTNSVPHSSALWLKADDMQSWIKPEHSPIMAVQAQVRMALTEPLPTPEISVTPVTLSVMIETAPVIDYKDVTRLAVADTAISGAETS, from the coding sequence GTGAAGAAGCTCGCTGCCTTGATCGCTCTATTTCAGGTCCTGCTGCTGCCTGCCGCCGCGCAAGCTCAGGACTATGTCGGCGCGCGCACGGTTTCTACGACGAGCTGGGTCGAAGAATGGGATCCGGTGAGTGAAAGCTGGGTGCGTGTTGCGGATGACGTGGACGCTGCAAATGAACCAGTCACGACTATCACAACGCACATCGTCAACGGCCAAGTTGTTTCGGAAACCACAAAGATTGGTGCAGCGCGCTATGCGGTTCCACTACGCGCGCAGCCGGAATCGAAGGCAATTGCGCAGTACGGTCCGTTCCGCGTGATTGATGGCAAACGCGCGGCGGTTGTCGGGACGACTGGTCCGCAATCACCTCTGCATTTTGACGCAATGATGCGTGATTTTCCCCAGCTTGCGGTCCTCGAACTCGTTGACGCTGGTGGTACCAGCCACGACATCGCCAATCTGGAAGTTGGCCGCCGCATTCGTGCAGCGGGCCTGACAACTCATGTTCCCAATGGCGGGTCGGCGCGTTCGGGCGGGGTTGAACTGTTCCTCGCTGGCGAAAAGCGTACAATGGCCGCAGGCGCACAATTTGCGGTGCATTCATGGCTCGACAATTACGGCCGCCAGCCCGCCGATTTCGCACCTGATGCGCCGGCGAATCGCCTGTATCTCAATTACTATGTTGAAATGGGTATGAGCGAAGACCGCGCCCGGAGCTTTTATGCGATGACCAATTCGGTGCCGCATTCCAGCGCGCTTTGGCTGAAAGCAGATGATATGCAGTCATGGATCAAGCCAGAGCATTCGCCGATCATGGCAGTTCAAGCGCAAGTGCGTATGGCGCTGACCGAGCCGCTGCCAACCCCTGAGATTTCAGTCACTCCTGTGACGCTATCCGTGATGATCGAAACTGCCCCTGTGATCGACTATAAGGATGTCACACGTCTTGCGGTGGCGGATACGGCAATTTCGGGAGCTGAAACATCGTGA
- the rpmH gene encoding 50S ribosomal protein L34, whose translation MKRTFQPSNLVRARRHGFFARKATPGGRKVIRARRKRGRKSLSA comes from the coding sequence ATGAAGCGGACATTTCAGCCCAGCAATCTAGTGCGCGCCCGTCGGCACGGTTTCTTTGCACGCAAAGCTACTCCGGGTGGCCGCAAGGTGATCCGTGCACGTCGCAAGCGTGGCCGTAAGAGCCTTTCGGCTTAA
- the rnpA gene encoding ribonuclease P protein component, which produces MLQTLTKRSDFLTANKGLRNARAGFVLQTRPNGGQGMRYGITVTKKIGNAVIRNRMKRRFRELLRAKLPELGLPDHDHVLIGRAGGVERDFHTMAAELDKALERAREGKSDPARGRRPRRGNKGSGSGGGQK; this is translated from the coding sequence ATGCTTCAAACCCTAACCAAGCGGTCCGATTTTCTCACAGCCAACAAAGGTCTGCGCAATGCGCGGGCGGGGTTCGTGCTGCAAACGCGGCCCAATGGCGGTCAGGGTATGCGGTACGGCATCACCGTGACGAAGAAGATCGGCAATGCCGTGATTCGCAACCGTATGAAACGGCGTTTTCGCGAGTTGTTGCGGGCGAAGTTGCCCGAACTTGGTCTGCCCGATCACGATCATGTGCTGATCGGACGCGCGGGCGGGGTTGAGCGCGACTTTCACACTATGGCCGCCGAATTGGACAAGGCGCTGGAGCGCGCCCGTGAAGGGAAATCCGATCCTGCCCGCGGTCGGCGTCCTCGCAGGGGAAACAAGGGCAGCGGCAGCGGCGGGGGCCAGAAATGA
- the yidD gene encoding membrane protein insertion efficiency factor YidD: protein MKRILILIARFWQLGPSRILPPSCRYAPTCSDYAIQALTKYGALKGGWLALKRLGRCHPWGGHGHDPVP from the coding sequence ATGAAACGCATTCTGATTCTGATCGCTCGCTTTTGGCAACTCGGCCCATCGCGCATTTTGCCGCCAAGCTGCCGCTATGCGCCAACATGCAGCGACTATGCGATTCAGGCGCTCACCAAATATGGTGCTCTCAAGGGTGGATGGCTGGCATTAAAGCGGCTAGGGCGCTGCCATCCATGGGGCGGTCATGGACATGATCCCGTTCCCTAG
- the yidC gene encoding membrane protein insertase YidC encodes MDNQRNLLLAVALSAVLIIGWDFAMRTFYPEAAFSSPVEEVEPTAQASAGGAPGTTTVAGDLPDGVTPVAGPVDLSAALADPNRVVIETPKLAGSINLVGAQIDDIVLKDYRQSVDKDSGPVRLFAPARTEDQYFAQFGFVAGGERMPSTVVWEASGDKLTPNTPVTLTHTDEAGLTYTIALSIDEDYMISAAQSVANASEAAAIVQPFTIIDRTSKNASPDEFIVHSGPIGVFDDTLQDGNNYEELTEIGRDMPAGTADWLGFTDRYWLSALVPGEGETASAGFRALGGDLFRTGITYQAQTIPAGGSLTQSTRLFAGAKNSIVLDKYEDSGIRSFGNAISWGWFGFIEKPFLWLLRTLNGLVGNFGVAIILLTVIVRGLMFPIAQKGFASMAAMKAIQPKMKAVQERYKDDKQQQQQEIMKLYKQEGVNPLAGCLPILIQIPIFFALYKVLMLAIEMRHEPFLYISDLSAPDPATILNLFGYLPFEVPGFLGIGVLAVLLGVTMWITFKLNPAAMDPMQQQIFNLMPWILMFVMAPFAAGLLLYWVTSNILTVAQQSYLYSKHPALKAQAKKDKEEMAKKKAAEKEAKGKA; translated from the coding sequence TTGGACAACCAGCGTAATCTTTTGCTCGCTGTCGCTCTTTCCGCCGTGCTGATTATCGGCTGGGATTTTGCGATGCGGACATTCTATCCTGAGGCGGCATTCTCGTCTCCGGTCGAAGAAGTCGAGCCTACCGCTCAAGCAAGCGCAGGCGGCGCGCCGGGAACGACAACAGTTGCTGGCGACTTGCCTGATGGTGTCACGCCTGTTGCTGGTCCCGTCGATCTGTCCGCGGCGCTGGCTGATCCGAACCGCGTTGTAATCGAAACGCCGAAACTTGCTGGTTCGATCAATCTTGTCGGTGCGCAGATTGATGACATCGTTCTGAAGGATTACCGGCAGTCGGTCGATAAAGACAGCGGCCCCGTCCGCCTGTTTGCGCCAGCCCGCACCGAAGATCAGTATTTCGCGCAGTTCGGCTTTGTTGCCGGGGGCGAACGTATGCCGAGCACGGTCGTCTGGGAAGCAAGCGGTGACAAGCTTACACCGAACACACCGGTTACTCTGACGCATACCGATGAGGCTGGCCTGACATACACAATCGCCCTGTCGATTGACGAAGATTATATGATTTCAGCCGCGCAATCCGTAGCCAACGCTTCGGAGGCGGCTGCGATCGTGCAGCCATTCACGATAATCGACCGCACCAGCAAGAACGCCTCGCCAGACGAGTTTATCGTCCATTCCGGCCCGATCGGGGTATTTGATGACACGCTCCAGGACGGCAACAATTACGAAGAGCTGACCGAGATCGGCCGCGACATGCCTGCGGGCACTGCCGATTGGCTTGGCTTCACAGACCGTTACTGGCTTTCTGCGCTCGTCCCGGGTGAAGGGGAAACCGCAAGCGCAGGCTTCCGCGCGCTCGGCGGCGATCTGTTCCGCACTGGCATTACCTATCAGGCGCAAACCATCCCCGCCGGCGGCAGCTTGACCCAATCGACGCGCCTTTTTGCCGGTGCCAAAAATTCCATCGTCCTCGATAAATACGAAGACAGCGGCATCCGTTCTTTCGGTAATGCGATCTCCTGGGGTTGGTTCGGATTTATCGAAAAGCCGTTTCTGTGGCTCTTGCGCACGCTCAACGGTCTCGTCGGAAACTTTGGTGTCGCGATCATCCTGCTGACAGTCATCGTTCGCGGATTGATGTTCCCGATCGCGCAAAAAGGCTTTGCGAGTATGGCCGCGATGAAGGCCATCCAGCCGAAGATGAAAGCGGTTCAAGAACGCTATAAGGATGACAAGCAACAGCAGCAGCAAGAGATCATGAAGCTGTACAAGCAAGAGGGCGTCAATCCGCTTGCAGGCTGTTTGCCGATCCTGATCCAGATCCCGATCTTCTTCGCGCTGTATAAGGTGCTGATGCTGGCGATTGAGATGCGGCACGAACCGTTCCTCTATATCTCCGATCTGTCGGCGCCTGACCCAGCGACGATCCTGAACCTGTTTGGCTATCTGCCGTTCGAGGTTCCCGGCTTCCTGGGCATTGGTGTGCTTGCCGTGCTGCTTGGTGTGACGATGTGGATCACATTCAAGCTGAACCCCGCAGCGATGGATCCGATGCAGCAGCAAATCTTCAACCTGATGCCGTGGATCCTGATGTTCGTAATGGCTCCATTCGCTGCAGGTCTTCTGCTTTACTGGGTAACGTCGAACATTTTGACGGTCGCGCAGCAAAGCTATCTCTATTCCAAGCACCCCGCGCTGAAAGCGCAGGCGAAAAAGGATAAGGAAGAGATGGCCAAGAAGAAGGCTGCCGAGAAAGAGGCGAAAGGCAAAGCGTGA